The sequence below is a genomic window from Photobacterium atrarenae.
ATCAGCGCGTCTATATCATGATTGTTCCACGCCTCGCTGAACGCCTGTAAAAAAGCGACGCTGACTTCATCTCTGACCATTTCATCCATTTGTGCGCTCATTATTCTTCCCTTCTCAATTAACAGGTTACATAATAGTTTTCGGCCTTAAGCCCATACCTGACAGCGATAACAACCGGACTGAAAGCTGACATCTTTGCCCCTCATCCCTCAAGGGAATACAGCGAGGTGCAATCATTCACTGCGAAGACGATTTCCGGTTAATGGTTCATCCGGCACTCATTCGGAGTGAAAGTAAAACAGAACAACTCATTAACAAAAATTTAACTTAAAATTAGTCTCGGGTTTGGGTTCCGTCAACCTGGTTCAATGAATTTCGAGACAAATAATTCCAAAAAGTGACATGTGATTAAAAAGTTCGATTTTTCCTTGAGTTAACCCCTTCTTTGCACGGCACCGCCTGGCACTAGCCCTGCTCTCAAACCACCCGAATACAAGGCGCAGGATGCCGGCCCCCAGCACAGACGCGGAGGCAGTCAGGCAGCCCGTGGATTCAGAGAAAACAGTTAGTCAAAGTCAAAGTCGGCAGTGTACTGCCGCCGGTACTGGCGCAACCCAGATGGCGGGTGGCCGGAAGATATGGTGCCTGTCAGGGCTGATGCCACCGCCCGGTAGGCCAAGGCCTTGGGAAGTTTCCCCGAGCAACCGCGCAGCTCGCCTTCCATCACATGCGGCGGATTACTCACCTCCCCCGGTTCAGACTTTGCTGCGCCGATCCCGGCACCGGCTGACTCACCCGTGAGCCAGGCATTTAAATGCTGGCACAGGCCATTCAGTCCGGGATACACGGTGCGCTCCGTGATCCCGAAGGTCGCCAGATCCGCCAGCAGTTTCGACTTCATCGCCGGCAGCAGCGGAATTTCCAGCAACCGATCCCGACCATGTAGCTCCTGCTCCAGCGGTACAAAGCCCGCTCCCCGAGCAGCTTCCGGATACGCCTCAGTCGTCAGCGCCGGATGGATGGAGTACCAACTGCGCTGGGCGGTCGCCTCCGGCCGGGCCGCGAGCGGTGAAAACACCCGGGTCTGGCTGATCGCCAGCGGGTCGGTGGCAAAATCGACGTCGTCGAGCCCGTCCGCACGCAGCAGATAAACATAAGGCTCGGCCGCCCCCCGCTGACAGGCAAACCACAGCGCAATCAGCGGATTTTGGCTCCACGCCAGCAACCGGGTTTTCATGCCGAACTGCTGCGCCTGTGACAACAGATGCCAGTCACACACCCGGTCCCCACCGGCGGCGGCTCCCTTCGGGCTAAACTCGCCGTATTGCTGAAACATCGCCAGCATATGGCGCTCGACCGCCGTCGAGATCGGTCGGTTATTCCGGGCAATCGGCGGCAGCAAGGCCCGACGACGATTGGGCTGGCCGCGAAACAGGATCAGTTCGCTATCCGCCGTCAGCTCTCGAACGGCTGCTAAATAACCCGAAACGGAGCCAATATAAGTTGATGTTTGCATAAAAACTCCTTGTTAAGCCGCAGACCACAGACGGACCAGAAAGACCACGGACAACATATAGCCGGCGATAAACAGCGCATTGCCCAACAACAGCGCAATCGGCTGCCAGCCCAGCTCCGCCAGCTTTTCGAACGATGTTTTCACGCCGAGTGCGGCAATCGAAATCACCAGGCACCATTTGGACAGATCCGAACTCAGCGTAATTACCTCAGACGGCAACCATCCCAGGCTGTTCACAATCACCAGGGCCACAAACACCATCAGAAAACCCGGTACCAGCGGTTGCTTCGCAGCGCCAGCCCCACCGGCGGCCACGCGATCCTGATGAAACAACACCATCAGCACCACCACGACCGGCATCAGCATCGCGACCCGGAACATTTTTGCCAGCGTCGCGGCATCCCCGACGTCGGTGGAGATCATAAACCCGGCCCCGACCACCTGCGCGACATCATGGATCGCCCCGCCGAGAAACAGCCCGGCTTCCGCCGTCGCCAAGCCGGTTGCCGAGACCACCAGCGGATAGAGCACCATGGCTGCGGTCGAAAATGCCGCCACGCCAATGGCCGTCAGCAAGGTAAAGTGCTCATTGTCGCGGCTCTGGGGCAAGGTGGCTGAAATCGCCATCGCGGCGGAAATCCCGCAGATCCCGGTCGCACCACCGGAGAGCAGGCCGAGCATCGGCGGCAACCGGAGCACGCGCGCGAGCAGCAAGCTGAACCCAATCGTCAGCCCGACCGCCCCGGCCAGGGCGAATACACCCACAGTGCCGATGGCATGTATGTCGCTGACGGCGATCCGAACCCCGAGCAGCGCCACCCCGATCCGCACCAGTTTCTTGGCGGCCACTTCAATCCCGGGCAAACATTTCCCGTTGTCAGCCAGAAAGTGAAACGCCATGCCGATCAGTAAGGCGTACAAGAATTTCGGTCCACCATACTGTCCGGAGACAAAAGAAGCGGCAGCAGCAATCACCATGCACAGCATCAGGCCCGGCACCAACTGCCCCAGCGCACCAAAGGTGTTGCGCGGTTGACTGAGTGTATTTGTCGCCATCAGAAATCCCTTCTTGGCAGGAAAAAAAGCCTGGCTCCATCTCACCCGCACCACCAGATGTCACACGGTGAGCATCGGGTGCCGGAGCCAGGCCAAAAGGTCACCAAGGATCAGACGTAGTCTTTGTATTTATCCAGGTAACGGACCGGCTTGGAGAGTGCATCGCGGCGGAACGGGTCGCCCAGCTCCTGGGTACACATGATCTCAATCACCGTGGTTTTCCCTTCGTTCATCTGCATATCAATCGCTTTTTGCAGCGTCGGGCCGACATCTTCCAGACGGTCAACCGTGATCCCTTCCGCGCCCATCGCCCGGGCAATTTCGGCAAAGCTCTGGTTATCCAGCTCACCGGCCACGAAGCGGCGGTTGTAGAAGTCGACCTGGTTCTTCTTCTCCGCGCCCCACTGGCGGTTGTGGAACACCACCGCAGTCACCGGAATGTTATGACGAACACAGGTCATGGTTTCCATCAGGCTCATGCCCCAGGCACCGTCACCGGCATAGGAAATCGCCGGGCGATGCGGTGCCGCGGCCTTGGCGCCGATAATCGTCGGGAAGGCATAACCACAGTTACCGAAGCTCATCGCGGCAAAGAAACTGCGTGGTTTTTCAAACCGCAGGTAGCTGTTGGCAATCGAGTTGATGTTACCGATATCGGTCGAGACCATGACATCGTCCGGCATCGCTTTTTCCAGCTCACGCAGTACCTGGCGCGGGTGCAGATATTCGCCGCCGGAAAAAGGTTTCTCCTGGGCATTTTTGTCGATCATATCGAGGCTGAACTGGTCACGTTCGTGGGTCCACTCATCCAGCTCTTTCTCCCAGATCTCTTTCTCAGCCTGAACCTTGGTAAAGCGATCATCTTTGGTCGCATCACACGCCAGCGTGCGGCCTGCCAGACGCTCGCTCAGGGCCACCGCTGCCGCCTTGGCGTCACCGCAGATCCCGACCGAGATTTTCTTCACCAGACCCAGCATCTTATGGTCAGCATCAATTTGAATGATCTTGGCGTCTTTCGGCCAGTAATCCATCCCGTGCTGCGGCAACGTGCCGAATGGTCCCAGGCGGGAACCCAGCGCAATCACCACATCGGCCTGGGAGATCAGTTTCATCGCCGCTTTCGAACCCTGGTAGCCCAGCGGACCGCACCACAGCGGGTGACTGGCCGGGAACGAGTCATTGTGCAGGTAGCTGTTGACCACCGGCGCGCCCAGACGCTCCGCCAGTGCCTTACACTCTTCGACCGCATCGCCCATCACCACGCCGCCACCGGAAATAATGACCGGGAACTTCGCCTCGGCCAGCAGGTCGGCCGCATCATTCAGGCTCTGCTCGCCACCTGGGCCGCGATCCAGACGCGCCGGTTTTGGAATTTCACAGGTAATTTCGCCATAAAAGTAATCTCGGGGAATGTTCAGCTGGGTCGGCCCCATCTCGCTCATCGCGCGGTCAAAACAGCGACCCGTGTATTCCGCCATCCGGCCCGGGTGAGTCACATGTCCCTGATACTTGGTGAACTCCTGGAACATCGGCAGCTGGTTACACTCCTGGAAGCCCCCCAAGCCCATGGTGTTGGTCCCGGTTTCCGGGGTCACAATCACCACCGGGCTGTGTGCCCAGTACGCCGCCGCAATTGCGGTGACACAGTTACTGATCCCCGGACCGTTTTGTCCAATCACCACCCCGTGGTTCCCGGATACC
It includes:
- the xsc gene encoding sulfoacetaldehyde acetyltransferase, translated to MSEQEARSVVTGPTKMTPSEAFVETMVANGVTDMFGIMGSAFMDAMDIFAPAGIRLIPVVHEQGAAHMADGYSRVSGNHGVVIGQNGPGISNCVTAIAAAYWAHSPVVIVTPETGTNTMGLGGFQECNQLPMFQEFTKYQGHVTHPGRMAEYTGRCFDRAMSEMGPTQLNIPRDYFYGEITCEIPKPARLDRGPGGEQSLNDAADLLAEAKFPVIISGGGVVMGDAVEECKALAERLGAPVVNSYLHNDSFPASHPLWCGPLGYQGSKAAMKLISQADVVIALGSRLGPFGTLPQHGMDYWPKDAKIIQIDADHKMLGLVKKISVGICGDAKAAAVALSERLAGRTLACDATKDDRFTKVQAEKEIWEKELDEWTHERDQFSLDMIDKNAQEKPFSGGEYLHPRQVLRELEKAMPDDVMVSTDIGNINSIANSYLRFEKPRSFFAAMSFGNCGYAFPTIIGAKAAAPHRPAISYAGDGAWGMSLMETMTCVRHNIPVTAVVFHNRQWGAEKKNQVDFYNRRFVAGELDNQSFAEIARAMGAEGITVDRLEDVGPTLQKAIDMQMNEGKTTVIEIMCTQELGDPFRRDALSKPVRYLDKYKDYV
- a CDS encoding YeiH family protein, with the protein product MATNTLSQPRNTFGALGQLVPGLMLCMVIAAAASFVSGQYGGPKFLYALLIGMAFHFLADNGKCLPGIEVAAKKLVRIGVALLGVRIAVSDIHAIGTVGVFALAGAVGLTIGFSLLLARVLRLPPMLGLLSGGATGICGISAAMAISATLPQSRDNEHFTLLTAIGVAAFSTAAMVLYPLVVSATGLATAEAGLFLGGAIHDVAQVVGAGFMISTDVGDAATLAKMFRVAMLMPVVVVLMVLFHQDRVAAGGAGAAKQPLVPGFLMVFVALVIVNSLGWLPSEVITLSSDLSKWCLVISIAALGVKTSFEKLAELGWQPIALLLGNALFIAGYMLSVVFLVRLWSAA
- a CDS encoding FRG domain-containing protein — translated: MQTSTYIGSVSGYLAAVRELTADSELILFRGQPNRRRALLPPIARNNRPISTAVERHMLAMFQQYGEFSPKGAAAGGDRVCDWHLLSQAQQFGMKTRLLAWSQNPLIALWFACQRGAAEPYVYLLRADGLDDVDFATDPLAISQTRVFSPLAARPEATAQRSWYSIHPALTTEAYPEAARGAGFVPLEQELHGRDRLLEIPLLPAMKSKLLADLATFGITERTVYPGLNGLCQHLNAWLTGESAGAGIGAAKSEPGEVSNPPHVMEGELRGCSGKLPKALAYRAVASALTGTISSGHPPSGLRQYRRQYTADFDFD